In the genome of Deinococcus sp. QL22, one region contains:
- a CDS encoding restriction endonuclease, with amino-acid sequence MARRRRRQQPLPPLAVLLLFLGGLTVLGWYTFPALMVGVWALGLGVTVWVQWHAATRRKARTLALHDLHSLSHRQFELHVAAVIAALPGWQAEATRGSNDQGADVIAISPKRARVAIQVKHYPTNTVGNKAVQEIVASKAMYRCSEAVVVTSGPGYTRAAVELARANGVKLWGPDDLFRLQTQALASQAAPRELLPA; translated from the coding sequence ATGGCCCGCCGTCGTCGTCGTCAACAACCCCTCCCTCCTCTGGCTGTGCTGCTGCTCTTTCTGGGGGGCTTGACGGTCTTGGGCTGGTACACCTTCCCAGCCCTCATGGTGGGCGTCTGGGCTCTGGGGCTCGGCGTGACCGTGTGGGTTCAGTGGCATGCTGCCACGCGTCGAAAGGCCCGCACGCTCGCCCTGCACGACTTGCACTCCCTCTCCCATCGTCAATTCGAACTCCACGTGGCTGCGGTGATTGCGGCCCTTCCCGGCTGGCAGGCAGAAGCGACGCGTGGCAGCAATGACCAGGGGGCCGACGTCATCGCCATCAGCCCCAAGCGGGCACGGGTGGCCATTCAGGTCAAGCATTACCCCACCAACACCGTGGGCAACAAGGCGGTGCAGGAGATCGTCGCCTCAAAAGCTATGTATCGCTGCAGTGAGGCCGTGGTGGTGACGAGTGGGCCGGGGTACACGCGGGCAGCCGTAGAGCTGGCGCGGGCCAATGGGGTCAAGCTGTGGGGGCCAGACGATCTGTTCCGGCTACAAACGCAAGCATTGGCGAGCCAGGCTGCACCGCGTGAATTGCTGCCTGCTTGA